A single window of Nematostella vectensis chromosome 4, jaNemVect1.1, whole genome shotgun sequence DNA harbors:
- the LOC5520811 gene encoding uncharacterized protein LOC5520811 isoform X2: protein MLVDASNAFNSVNRAAALHNIRVLCPTLAPFVINTYRLPARLFVAGGKELVSAEGTTQGDPLAMSMYALSLQPLISRLQAATQVNQCWFADDATGCGSLDDVRQWWDTLQSSGPDLGYFPNAVKCWLVTKPEKEESARKIFEGTGINITTEGRKHLGAALGSRPHLEQYVDSKVDEWVGQVTKLAEFAVSQPQASYAAYTFGLKHRWTYFLITLPDIEDLLLPLERAISDTLIPSLTERTCTQAERDLLALPVRFGGLGITNPADEASLEFTASTKVCGPLAEQIKQQTHELPCDDAVQEAQQEARREKNEYLKSRCAEVKSSLPVNMLRAVDLATQKGTSSWLTVLPLREMSFDLNKREFRDALGLRYDWEIPETPSICVCGDTFDADHAMICKRGGFVIQRHNELRDLEAELLSLVCKDVQTEPVLQDITGEELNRGANTARDARLDIVARGFWERQRQAFFDGEWQANANSFTPG, encoded by the exons ATGTTAGTAGATGCTTCAAACGCCTTTAACTCGGTCAACCGAGCTGCCGCCCTTCATAATATTCGGGTCCTGTGCCCAACGCTGGCCCCTTTTGTAATTAACACCTACCGCCTACCAGCACGGCTGTTTGTAGCGGGAGGCAAAGAGCTTGTATCAGCTGAGGGCACAACTCAAGGTGATCCGCTCGCAATGAGCATGTATGCCCTCAGCTTACAACCACTCATATCTCGCCTACAAGCAGCAACTCAAGTCAACCAATGCTGGTTCGCAGATGATGCGACAGGATGTGGGTCACTGGATGACGTCAGGCAGTGGTGGGATACCCTTCAAAGTTCGGGACCGGATTTAGGATATTTTCCTAATGCGGTGAAGTGTTGGCTCGTAACCAAGCCCGAGAAAGAGGAATCTGCAAGGAAAATCTTTGAAGGAACTGGAATCAATATCACTACTGAAGGTCGCAAGCATCTTGGAGCGGCGCTCGGTTCCAGGCCCCATCTTGAACAGTACGTGGATAGCAAAGTTGATGAGTGGGTGGGGCAGGTGACAAAACTCGCTGAATTTGCAGTTTCGCAACCTCAAGCCTCCTACGCAGCGTATACGTTTGGCTTGAAGCACCGTTGGACGTATTTTCTGATAACTCTGCCGGATATAGAGGATCTATTGTTGCCTCTAGAACGTGCCATATCAGACACCTTGATACCCTCTCTAACAGAGCGCACGTGTACTCAGGCAGAACGTGATCTCCTCGCTTTGCCAGTGAGGTTTGGAGGCCTGGGTATAACAAATCCCGCTGATGAGGCTTCTCTCGAATTTACAGCTTCAACGAAGGTCTGTGGTCCGCTTGCAGAACAGATAAAACAGCAAACGCATGAGCTGCCGTGTGACGATGCCGTACAAGAAGCACAGCAAGAGGCGCGCAGAGAGAAGAACGAGTACCTGAAGTCTAGATGCGCGGAGGTGAAAAGCTCTCTACCTGTTAATATGCTAAGAGCAGTGGACCTTGCTACTCAGAAAGGGACTTCAAGCTGGCTTACCGTTCTGCCATTAAGAGAGATGAGCTTTGATCTCAACAAACGAGAATTCAGAGACGCTCTAGGATTGAGATACGACTGGGAGATCCCCGAGACACCATCTATTTGCGTTTGCGGGGACACATTCGACGCAGATCACGCAATGATTTGCAAGAGAGGCGGGTTTGTAATCCAACGCCACAACGAGCTGAGGGATTTGGAGGCGGAATTGCTGAGTCTGGTGTGTAAAGATGTGCAAACGGAGCCTGTTCTACAGGACATCACGGGAGAAGAGCTTAACAGGGGAGCTAACACCGCTCGAGACGCACGACTGGACATTGTAGCAAGAGGTTTCTGGGAGAGGCAGAGGCAGGCATTTTTTGAT GGGGAATGGCAAGCGAATGCCAACAGTTTCACTCCAGGCTAG
- the LOC116614269 gene encoding protein Class8-like: MRTLVVLLIGAVLLCSANAFLDELLAESVNDMTDKRACFDKYKSNICGGVISPAHCVRRSGRMAKFAKENCAHFCGFC; encoded by the exons ATGCGTACTCTGGTGGTTCTCCTCATCGGCGCTGTCCTCCTCTGCTCTGCCAATGCTTTCCTCGACGAGCTTCTGGCCGAGAGCG TGAACGACATGACAGACAAGCGTGCATGCTTCGACAAATACAAGTCCAACATCTGTGGTGGT GTCATCAGCCCCGCTCACTGCGTGAGGAGGAGTGGTCGCATGGCCAAGTTCGCAAAGGAGAACTGTGCGCACTTTTGTGGATTCTGTTAG
- the LOC5506672 gene encoding uncharacterized protein LOC5506672 has product MKTKPARQTVTISGLFAQDVPNGYLFPEYPSSFQKNAASFNDEKYFIHDFPAPPVMYLDYLRPIRVCPVLGNDIPILLRREPSIPLQTHWRKWVPDYQEPDIRVYSKENTGDAPLIMVFPHQNISREKHALDPDLHYELLSKETVQELGAPCPKHLSLSDYTTPCMLKATHGLFCYGTYMAKNEEEAQEALRELTEEMCCERPVVTEVIPEVTGNYCVQFYLHRNGDTHWVGVSRQIIGESLSWGGGVVDAREQQRLKDLLIKTVMPVKEYLYKKKFFGFVGMDILTNKDGQFVIDLNPRINGSTPLLMMSPVMAEKGFPVGVMLSNCRFPFDVKKLVSVVDELNSTGKALVVILGAENGEWGCEGYICVFAVDEMEAKEVHEKLVTEAH; this is encoded by the coding sequence ATGAAAACTAAGCCTGCACGCCAGACAGTAACGATCAGCGGTTTGTTTGCTCAGGACGTACCCAATGGGTACCTCTTCCCGGAGTATCCCTCTTCCTTCCAGAAGAATGCTGCCTCATTCAACGATGAGAAGTACTTTATCCACGATTTCCCAGCGCCCCCGGTCATGTATTTGGACTACTTGAGACCTATAAGGGTATGCCCAGTTCTTGGAAATGACATCCCAATTCTGTTAAGACGAGAGCCCAGCATTCCACTGCAAACACACTGGCGCAAATGGGTCCCAGACTACCAGGAACCGGACATCAGGGTTTACAGCAAGGAAAATACGGGGGATGCTCCTCTCATCATGGTGTTCCCACATCAGAACATCTCCCGCGAAAAGCACGCTCTGGACCCGGATCTTCACTACGAGTTACTCTCCAAGGAAACGGTCCAAGAGCTGGGCGCTCCTTGCCCCAAGCACCTAAGCCTGTCTGACTACACCACTCCGTGCATGCTAAAGGCGACGCACGGCCTGTTTTGTTATGGCACGTACATGGCCAAGAATGAAGAAGAGGCCCAAGAAGCGCTGAGAGAGCTGACCGAAGAAATGTGCTGCGAGCGGCCAGTTGTGACCGAGGTTATTCCAGAAGTGACTGGTAACTACTGTGTGCAGTTTTACCTGCATCGCAACGGGGATACCCATTGGGTGGGTGTGTCAAGACAGATTATTGGCGAGAGCCTCAGTTGGGGTGGGGGCGTCGTGGATGCCAGAGAGCAGCAGCGTCTGAAGGACTTGCTTATTAAGACTGTGATGCCTGTGAAGGAGTACCTGTATAAAAAGAAGTTCTTCGGCTTCGTTGGAATGGATATTCTCACTAATAAGGACGGTCAGTTTGTCATTGACCTCAATCCTCGCATCAACGGCAGCACGCCCCTCCTAATGATGTCGCCTGTTATGGCTGAGAAGGGCTTCCCTGTCGGCGTCATGCTCAGCAACTGCCGATTCCCGTTTGACGTCAAGAAACTGGTGTCTGTCGTTGACGAGCTCAACTCCACAGGGAAAGCACTGGTCGTGATTCTCGGTGCCGAGAATGGAGAGTGGGGTTGTGAAGGGTATATTTGTGTGTTTGCAGTTGACGAGATGGAGGCTAAAGAAGTCCATGAGAAGCTCGTGACAGAAGCACATTAA
- the LOC5520811 gene encoding uncharacterized protein LOC5520811 isoform X1, protein MLVDASNAFNSVNRAAALHNIRVLCPTLAPFVINTYRLPARLFVAGGKELVSAEGTTQGDPLAMSMYALSLQPLISRLQAATQVNQCWFADDATGCGSLDDVRQWWDTLQSSGPDLGYFPNAVKCWLVTKPEKEESARKIFEGTGINITTEGRKHLGAALGSRPHLEQYVDSKVDEWVGQVTKLAEFAVSQPQASYAAYTFGLKHRWTYFLITLPDIEDLLLPLERAISDTLIPSLTERTCTQAERDLLALPADEASLEFTASTKVCGPLAEQIKQQTHELPCDDAVQEAQQEARREKNEYLKSRCAEVKSSLPVNMLRAVDLATQKGTSSWLTVLPLREMSFDLNKREFRDALGLRYDWEIPETPSICVCGDTFDADHAMICKRGGFVIQRHNELRDLEAELLSLVCKDVQTEPVLQDITGEELNRGANTARDARLDIVARGFWERQRQAFFDVRVCHANAESYRDMNIDQIFRQHETEKRQYATRVLEVEQASFTPLVFGSTGGMASECQQFHSRLAELIAEKKGELYSTTVSWIRAKVSFAILRSALLCLRGSRSPRRAHVNIYDNDFEIQKQRANIF, encoded by the exons ATGTTAGTAGATGCTTCAAACGCCTTTAACTCGGTCAACCGAGCTGCCGCCCTTCATAATATTCGGGTCCTGTGCCCAACGCTGGCCCCTTTTGTAATTAACACCTACCGCCTACCAGCACGGCTGTTTGTAGCGGGAGGCAAAGAGCTTGTATCAGCTGAGGGCACAACTCAAGGTGATCCGCTCGCAATGAGCATGTATGCCCTCAGCTTACAACCACTCATATCTCGCCTACAAGCAGCAACTCAAGTCAACCAATGCTGGTTCGCAGATGATGCGACAGGATGTGGGTCACTGGATGACGTCAGGCAGTGGTGGGATACCCTTCAAAGTTCGGGACCGGATTTAGGATATTTTCCTAATGCGGTGAAGTGTTGGCTCGTAACCAAGCCCGAGAAAGAGGAATCTGCAAGGAAAATCTTTGAAGGAACTGGAATCAATATCACTACTGAAGGTCGCAAGCATCTTGGAGCGGCGCTCGGTTCCAGGCCCCATCTTGAACAGTACGTGGATAGCAAAGTTGATGAGTGGGTGGGGCAGGTGACAAAACTCGCTGAATTTGCAGTTTCGCAACCTCAAGCCTCCTACGCAGCGTATACGTTTGGCTTGAAGCACCGTTGGACGTATTTTCTGATAACTCTGCCGGATATAGAGGATCTATTGTTGCCTCTAGAACGTGCCATATCAGACACCTTGATACCCTCTCTAACAGAGCGCACGTGTACTCAGGCAGAACGTGATCTCCTCGCTTTG CCCGCTGATGAGGCTTCTCTCGAATTTACAGCTTCAACGAAGGTCTGTGGTCCGCTTGCAGAACAGATAAAACAGCAAACGCATGAGCTGCCGTGTGACGATGCCGTACAAGAAGCACAGCAAGAGGCGCGCAGAGAGAAGAACGAGTACCTGAAGTCTAGATGCGCGGAGGTGAAAAGCTCTCTACCTGTTAATATGCTAAGAGCAGTGGACCTTGCTACTCAGAAAGGGACTTCAAGCTGGCTTACCGTTCTGCCATTAAGAGAGATGAGCTTTGATCTCAACAAACGAGAATTCAGAGACGCTCTAGGATTGAGATACGACTGGGAGATCCCCGAGACACCATCTATTTGCGTTTGCGGGGACACATTCGACGCAGATCACGCAATGATTTGCAAGAGAGGCGGGTTTGTAATCCAACGCCACAACGAGCTGAGGGATTTGGAGGCGGAATTGCTGAGTCTGGTGTGTAAAGATGTGCAAACGGAGCCTGTTCTACAGGACATCACGGGAGAAGAGCTTAACAGGGGAGCTAACACCGCTCGAGACGCACGACTGGACATTGTAGCAAGAGGTTTCTGGGAGAGGCAGAGGCAGGCATTTTTTGATGTACGAGTTTGCCATGCTAATGCTGAATCCTATAGAGACATGAACATTGACCAGATATTTAGGCAACATGAAACAGAAAAGCGTCAGTACGCTACTAGAGTGTTAGAAGTAGAGCAGGCCTCTTTCACACCATTAGTGTTTGGCTCGACAGGGGGAATGGCAAGCGAATGCCAACAGTTTCACTCCAGGCTAGCGGAGCTCATTGCCGAGAAGAAGGGAGAATTATACTCAACAACCGTGTCCTGGATCCGTGCAAAAGTTTCGTTCGCTATTTTAAGATCTGCCCTTCTGTGTCTACGTGGTTCAAGGAGCCCAAGGCGAGCACATGTAAATATATATGACAATGACTTTGAAATTCAGAAACAGagagcaaatattttttaa
- the LOC5506663 gene encoding fibrinogen C domain-containing protein 1, whose translation MIVVPFLFCFLAFAESTSLERISRATTTCFQQNAEILEKLKGIEAKIESCANRPPGCDKTPKNCAEVLACGGLTSGVYTVDPDGRGAFQVYCDQKTLGGGWTVFQRRQDGSVDFYKGWSAYKAGFGRLPGEHWLGLDRMNRLTMQTRNELRVDLEDTTGAKAHAQYAYFAVSAELSNYQLSLGAYKGTAGDSLSDHRGAPFSTKDRDNDSAGASCAIIYKGAWWYTACHSSNLNGKYYHGSHASYADGVNWRAWKGYHYSLKHTEMKIRPQGFIVPS comes from the exons ATGATTGTGgtgccttttttgttttgttttctcgcCTTTGCCGAGTCAACGAGCTTAGAACGGATAAGCAGAGCAACCACAACATGCTTTCAACAGAACGCCGAGATTCTCGAGAAACTTAAAGGGATAGAAGCAAAGATTGAATCGTGCGCTAATCGCCCACCGGGGTGTGATAAAA CACCCAAGAACTGCGCGGAAGTCCTGGCGTGCGGTGGTCTGACTAGTGGCGTGTATACTGTGGACCCTGATGGCCGGGGCGCCTTCCAG GTCTACTGTGATCAGAAGACCCTTGGCGGTGGCTGGACCGTGTTTCAAAGGCGCCAAGACGGCTCAGTGGACTTCTACAAGGGCTGGTCCGCGTACAAAGCAGGTTTTGGCCGCCTTCCCGGTGAGCATTGGCTTGGACTGGACCGAATGAATCGACTCACTATGCAGACGCGGAACGAGCTCAGGGTGGACCTAGAAGACACGACGGGCGCTaaggcgcatgcgcagtacGCTTATTTCGCCGTCTCCGCGGAGTTGAGCAATTATCAACTGAGCTTGGGGGCTTACAAAG GCACTGCTGGAGATTCCCTAAGCGATCATCGCGGAGCGCCATTTTCAACCAAAGACAGAGACAATGATTCTGCAGGAGCCTCGTGTGCCATAATATACAAGGGAGCCTGGTGGTACACCGCTTGCCATTCTTCAAACCTCAACGGCAAGTACTACCATGGTAGCCACGCTTCTTACGCCGATGGAGTAAACTGGAGAGCATGGAAAGGCTACCATTACTCTCTCAAGCACACCGAAATGAAGATAAGACCCCAGGGGTTTATCGTACCTAGCTAG
- the LOC116614273 gene encoding glutamate receptor ionotropic, NMDA 1, with protein MHFKLAGSVTKTCNNNNTVDTLKAGDMGLRKSFRFHLIDSHLWQVAMVFSGVVLHVSNSSSLKVGLLLDKSAPAELETEFVSILNFVNGNSSLHPSVVLEAVVFRWDPRQPPGICFSRLRSEFLEKNMSAIVSLLAEEKDRQLLVSLVEDYTVPVLGLANVEPVLPKTKKVGGNLQLSLLPSEALYATVIRDLLLEYEESHFSCFTTKQAKQDPFWFYLFQHVTDSKANSSAGFPRCILLEEGRMIEQIYEAILAIRANGVKILIVHVFPQNSESMLNITQRLSLHNFNDDFTWIFTESAMITDPGGLPNRAIGISRAFRKNAHNQMEDPLVTLRRDVMVDATQVLINALSSSLRGVPRERLISWCEEGMPAGSRMELYRKMTSVNLKGRTGPLEFSSTGARLVYQFAIAQVTELQAGVKHWEKKGVAHAHSTTILQPRVFEAFLKQDLPHPRRLRIVTIEHHPFTMLRSPDFSNKMGTKCSSENSVLCLRYSKNKPSGQGLNESHFEEFQEVMCCYGVMIDLLLLIQKQSGFTFELYLVRDGRYGSYDPELREMNGMIGDVARGTADMALATITITQERLRYVDFTTPYAGNSLTFLVKKQRKSTKSPFPEWIQDTRLMKPFSVDLWLTCVATFLFVAFTVWLIEKLTKYKKIRSGLFLPFEYLAYVYGNIFHVPLTHIQAKTHAVPVIMVVTNFGALVLVSSYTANLLVSLIVVDDVTVVKGLDDNKLINPPDDFKFATIRDTSSEDFFKNSPNRRLRDIYESMKDESVGNFSEGVARVRSGDLTAFIAESDGLLYDITDDPDCSLKRDGKPLDLAGLALALMKNSAWTSEISSAIHKINAKDLIAKIVRRWVVVGCQKGGNPVVAYRMSLAEFGGFVFNTALCALGCFFIMAIEIVFYRRITKTRQRFQIPKSESAATIMTSMSVENILRHNLESTLARELHQRTNGVQVDSILEDNEP; from the exons ATGCATTTCAAGTTGGCTGGTAGTGTAACTAAAacatgtaataataataatacggTTGACACTTTGAAGGCTGGAGATATGGGTTTGAGGAAAAGCTTTCGATTTCATCTAATTGATTCTCACTTATGGCAAGTGGCCATGGTATTTTCCGGTGTCGTCCTTCATGTTTCAAATTCATCTTCGCTTAAGGTTGGCTTGTTGCTTGACAAATCAGCGCCCGCTGAGCTTGAAACTGAGTTTGTCTCAATTTTGAATTTTGTAAATGGAAACAGCTCCCTTCATCCAAGTGTTGTACTGGAGGCTGTAGTCTTTAGATGGGATCCACGACAGCCCCCTGGGATTTGCTTTTCGAGGCTTCGTAGTGAATTTCTGGAGAAAAATATGAGTGCAATAGTGTCCTTGCTCGCTGAAGAGAAAGACCGTCAACTTCTGGTCTCGTTGGTCGAGGACTACACGGTTCCCGTTCTTGGACTAGCGAATGTTGAACCTGTTTTACCAAAGACAAAAAAG GTTGGTGGCAATCTTCAACTGTCCCTGCTGCCTTCTGAAGCCCTCTACGCCACTGTCATCCGGGACCTTTTGCTCGAATACGAAGAAAGTCATTTTTCCTGCTTCACCACAAAACAGGCCAAACAGGATCCATTCTGGTTTTACCTGTTTCAGCACGTGACTGATTCAAAAGCGAACAGCAGCGCCGGCTTCCCTCGGTGTATACTTCTGGAGGAGGGGCGAATGATTGAACAGATTTACGAAGCGATTCTAGCTATCCGTGCAAATGGCGTCAAAATACTTATTGTTCACGTCTTTCCTCAGAACAGTGAAAGCATGCTCAATATTACACAGAGACTGAGTTTGCATAATTTCAACGATGATTTCACATGGATATTTACAGAGTCGGCTATGATCACCGACCCTGGCGGACTTCCGAATCGAGCAATCGGGATTTCTAGAGCATTCCGAAAAAATGCACATAATCAGATGGAGGATCCGCTGGTCACTCTGCGCCGTGATGTGATGGTCGACGCTACGCAAGTGCTTATAAATGCCCTAAGCTCTTCCTTAAGGGGGGTTCCTCGAGAACGGCTGATCTCTTGGTGTGAGGAGGGTATGCCCGCGGGCTCAAGAATGGAACTCTACAG GAAGATGACTAGCGTTAACCTCAAGGGAAGAACAGGTCCTCTGGAGTTCTCATCGACTGGTGCTCGACTGGTTTATCAATTCGCCATCGCACAAGTCACAGAGTTGCAAGCAGGTGTCAAGCACTGGGAGAAGAAAGGCGTCGCACACGCTCACTCAACGACTATACTCCAGCCACGAGTCTTCGAAGCTTTTCTAAAACAAGATCTTCCCCATCCTAGACGTTTGCGGATCGTTACCATTGAGCATCATCCGTTTACAATGCTACGGTCTCCTGATTTTAGTAATAAGATGGGGACTAAGTGTTCTTCCGAGAATAGTGTGCTATGTCTGAGGTATTCCAAAAATAAACCGAGCGGGCAAGGCCTAAATGAATCTCACTTTGAGGAATTCCAAGAAGTTATGTGTTGTTATGGCGTAATGATAGATCTTTTGCTACTTATCCAAAAACAGAGTGGCTTTACTTTTGAATTGTACCTCGTTCGAGATGGTAGATATGGATCTTACGACCCGGAGTTGCGGGAGATGAATGGCATGATAGGCGATGTTGCGCGCGGTACTGCAGACATGGCACTTGCAACTATCACCATAACCCAGGAGCGACTTCGGTATGTAGACTTCACGACGCCATACGCCGGCAACTCGCTCACATTCCTTGTCAAGAAACAGCGAAAGTCGACGAAGAGTCCATTTCCTGAGTGGATTCAAGATACTCGACTCATGAAACCATTCAG CGTTGATCTATGGCTTACGTGCGTCGCTACGTTCCTCTTTGTCGCCTTCACTGTCTGGCTAATAGAGAAGCTTACGAAATACAAGAAGATCCGATCAGGACTCTTTCTTCCCTTCGAGTACTTGGCGTATGTCTATGGCAACATTTTCCACGTTCCCTTGACGCACATCCAAGCCAAGACCCATGCGGTTCCGGTCATCATGGTGGTGACGAACTTTGGTGCTCTCGTCCTCGTCAGCTCATACACCGCCAACCTGCTCGTCTCATTAATTGTTGTTGATGACGTGACTGTTGTTAAAGGCTTAGATGACAATAAG CTAATAAACCCACCTGATGATTTCAAGTTTGCAACGATCCGCGACACAAGTAGCGAGGATTTTTTCAAGAACAGCCCCAACCGGCGCCTTCGCGACATTTACGAGAGCATGAAGGACGAGTCGGTGGGGAACTTCTCCGAGGGTGTGGCACGTGTGCGATCCGG GGATCTCACTGCGTTTATCGCCGAGTCTGACGGTCTGCTCTACGATATTACCGATGATCCTGACTGCAGTCTCAAACGGGACGGCAAACCACTGGACCTCGCTGGACTCGCACTGGCCCTTATGAAAAACTCTGCATGGACCAGCGAGATCTCCTCCGCTATTCACAAGATCAACGCCAAAGACCTCATCGCCAAAATCGTGCGGCGCTGGGTGGTTGTTGGTTGTCAAAAGGGCGGGAACCCTGTGGTCGCGTATAGAATGAGCCTGGCTGAGTTCGGCGGGTTTGTGTTTAACACCGCTTTATGTGCGTTGGGTTGCTTCTTCATCATGGCCATCGAGATTGTTTTCTACAGACGCATCACGAAGACGCGACAGAGGTTTCAGATCCCAAAGTCTGAGTCTGCCGCTACAATAATGACTTCCATGTCGGtagaaaatattttaagaCATAATTTGGAAAGCACCCTTGCTAGAGAGTTGCATCAAAGAACTAATGGTGTGCAAGTGGATTCAATATTAGAGGATAATGAACCCTAA
- the LOC5506667 gene encoding uncharacterized protein LOC5506667, with protein MSTSTSLSAREKGNDFFKKAGVEGLAPILQEARLLDALKSYNQANQLARSDSELASAFKNIAITNFKLAQISLGKLNKENKAIAHHYQQSIRYFNGAFRAGETCKDFNWRSHILSSLAECLEESIAWTDDLKSYEERLQTLQFLGQDLTIPQIAVEFQLKQAKFIFHDGAMELQSGDYKICLSRMKDCYFHLEEAKRLQHNSSDIDRNQEIAVLEQDIIYLRTTAESMQAREHGNQLLEIAVKEEEELNMDLIWDVIDWFKQATIFARELDLEQEAIALSRLGYVYDQIIKQESKAKTYFMRALQLADSLKPRTFATEAWFVCCVTTLKRYQDEVRQREEKEYLDSKKPVLEELKEELAELDEHENGTDLGLLKFVYTKYPPKARAWKKPEDMDKWETEEIEIGHEQLKSLLRRAVLVYHPDTVDEAKHGKKWKVLSEEIAKHLTQRYERLK; from the exons atgtcaacatctacgtCCTTGAGTGCGCGAGAAAAAGGAAACGACTTCTTTAAAAAGGCAGGAGTCGAGGGTCTTGCACCAATCTTACAAGAAGCTAGGCTGTTAGACGCTCTGAAAAGCTATAATCAAGCTAACCAACTCGCTCGCTCCGACTCAGAGCTTGCTTCTGCTTTTAAAAACATCGCTATTACCAACTTTAAATTGGCCCAGATCTCGTTAGGGAAGCTAAACAAGGAAAACAAAGCAATCGCCCATCACTACCAACAGTCTATAAGGTACTTCAATGGGGCGTTCAGGGCTGGTGAGACCTGCAAAGACTTTAACTGGCGCTCTCATATTCTGTCATCGCTCGCTGAATGTCTTGAGGAGTCCATTGCTTGGACCGACGACTTGAAATCTTACGAAGAAAGGTTGCAGACACTACAATTCCTTGGCCAAGATCTAACTATACCACAGATAGCTGTCGAGTTTCAGCTAAAGCAAGCGAAATTTATATTTCATGATGGAGCAATGGAGCTGCAATCCGGCGATTATAAAATATGCTTATCACGCATGAAAGATTGCTATTTCCACCTCGAGGAAGCCAAACGATTACAGCACAACTCCTCTGATATCGACCGAAACCAAGAAATCGCAGTCTTAGAACAAGATATCATTTACTTAAGAACCACAGCAGAGTCCATGCAAGCGCGAGAGCACGGGAATCAGCTACTGGAGATTGCCGTCAAAGAGGAGGAGGAGTTAAACATGGATTTGATCTGGGATGTGATAGATTGGTTTAAACAAGCCACCATTTTCGCGCGCGAGTTGGATCTCGAGCAGGAAGCGATCGCACTCAGCAGACTGGGTTATGTCTACGATCAGATCATCAAGCAAGAATCCAAAGCAAAGACGTATTTCATGCGAGCGCTTCAGTTGGCCGACTCGCTCAAGCCTCGCACATTTGCAACTGAAGCTTggtttgtttgttgtgttaCAACGCTTAAAAG ATATCAAGACGAGGTTCGtcaaagagaagaaaaagaatatCTTGACAGCAAAAAGCCTGTTTTGGAGGAGCTTAAAGAAGAGCTTGCAGAACTAGATGAACACGAAAATGGGACAGATCTCGGGCTACTCAAATTCGTCTACACGAAATACCCCCCAAAAGCCAGAGCCTGGAAGAAGCCAGAAGATATGGATAAGTGGGAGACTGAAGAGATTGAAATTGGACACGAGCAACTGAAAAGCCTTCTGCGGCGGGCAGTCCTCGTGTACCATCCAGATACAGTCGACGAAGCAAAACATGGCAAGAAGTGGAAGGTGCTATCAGAGGAGATAGCAAAGCACTTGACTCAAAGATACGAACGTCTGAAATGA